The sequence below is a genomic window from Sulfuracidifex metallicus DSM 6482 = JCM 9184.
TGGGTTAAAGACTAGTTTATATCCAGCCTTTTTAACCCCCTGCTGAAAGTCGCTTTCCTCTCTAAACCCGTTAGTACTGTCGTAGAATTCATCATATCTAACATCTTTCACAGCCTCACCCTTTATCATGAAGAAAGCTGGGACAAACTCTGCAAATCTAGGGCCGTGCTTAACGTCTAAAAAGATGTAACCTAAAGCTTTACTTAACGGGTCCTGCAATTGGGAGATTTAAGAAGAAGTCGGGGTATACTGCCCTATTCAGCGTCTTTTTGAATAACTCCGATCTGTTATAGGAAGTATTAGAACTGCTAGTTTACACATCCCTCTTCAAACCTTCTATTTTCTCATTTAGCCTGTACTCCATTCTCTTCAAATAAAGGGCTAGCACGGATAGGAGAAGTGATATAAGCCCTACGTTAAATAAGCGACTTCGATGGAGAAACCTTTGGCTTCAAAGTTAACTCCTTTAACTTCATTAGTCCTCAAGACGTAAAAACCGGAAAGAACGTCTTTCAATCTGGTCCCGAAAAGTATGTTGAACATTTTAGTTATAACCCAGTTACCGAAGCGATTAATTAAAGGTATGTTTTTCCTATTCCCTCTCACAACAATTACTTCATCGTAATCCTCCATCATTTTTAACGCCTTGAACACATCGGCAGGATTGTAAGTGTAGTCTCCGTCAATTACTGCCACATAAGGTGTATCTACGTGTTTTAATCCGGTCATCATGGCCGAAGCTTTTCCCTTCCCTTGTTGGTAGATCACTTTAGCTCCTTTCTTTTTTGCTATTTCTGCAGTCCCGTCAGTTGAGTTTCCGTCTACCACTATTATTTTATTAAAGCCTAAGGACTTTATTTCGTCAATTATTAGTCCAATTCCATCCCTCTCGTTAAGCGTGGGTATTAAGAACGTCACTACTTCTTCTAAACCCATTCTGGTAGTAATTTTTGAAATAAATTTATAAGCCTTTTTCTTGAGGTTTAAAAGACTCCAGAATTGTACAAATGTTGCCGAAAGCGTTACAAAAGGCTGATCGTCCCTTCCAAGATTAAAAATACGGTACGATAATAACGTTGGTTTTTACTAGGATGCATGAATTAAGATAAATCATGGTATTTATCTCTTTAAATAGTCTAATACAGTTAGTTTTTATATTATAAAATGTTTTTAGTATGAAGACCGTGATAAGCTTAAAGAGTGAGGTTTTGTCCTAGGAGGT
It includes:
- a CDS encoding glycosyltransferase family 2 protein, which encodes MGLEEVVTFLIPTLNERDGIGLIIDEIKSLGFNKIIVVDGNSTDGTAEIAKKKGAKVIYQQGKGKASAMMTGLKHVDTPYVAVIDGDYTYNPADVFKALKMMEDYDEVIVVRGNRKNIPLINRFGNWVITKMFNILFGTRLKDVLSGFYVLRTNEVKGVNFEAKGFSIEVAYLT